From a region of the Armatimonas rosea genome:
- a CDS encoding glycine cleavage system protein H, which translates to MSSTDEIRYRRSRFSTRLPTDRLYTRSHFWVKHDEAQESWQVGFTQFAIRMLGEFVEIRFQVQPGEAIAVGQVIGEIEGFKAVTEIYSVIAGTFQGVNPDLETDITLADTDPYQRGWLYRAAGTPEAEAVVGEGYVDVLDATIAKMTDKQAQGESDG; encoded by the coding sequence ATGAGTTCAACCGACGAGATACGCTACCGGCGCTCCCGCTTCTCCACCCGCCTTCCCACCGACCGCCTCTACACCCGCTCGCACTTCTGGGTAAAGCACGACGAGGCGCAAGAGAGCTGGCAGGTCGGCTTCACTCAGTTTGCGATCCGGATGCTGGGCGAGTTTGTCGAGATTCGCTTCCAGGTGCAGCCCGGCGAGGCGATCGCGGTTGGGCAGGTGATCGGGGAGATCGAGGGCTTTAAGGCGGTCACGGAGATCTATAGCGTGATCGCGGGGACCTTTCAGGGAGTGAACCCGGACTTAGAGACCGACATCACCCTCGCCGACACCGATCCCTACCAGCGCGGCTGGCTCTACCGCGCCGCCGGAACCCCCGAGGCGGAGGCGGTCGTGGGCGAGGGCTATGTCGATGTTTTAGATGCCACGATTGCCAAGATGACCGATAAGCAAGCTCAGGGAGAGAGCGATGGCTAA
- a CDS encoding aminotransferase class V-fold PLP-dependent enzyme yields the protein MAIYLDCAATTPLDPRVQEEVFAFLAVEFGNAGSRTHAYGERARSAVERARNQVAALVGAARSEVVFTSGATESNNLAILGLAEYGRQTGKTHLVSTEIEHPAVLEPLRALEARGFTLTLVPPERSGRVAVESVLAAVRESTLLISVMQLNNETGIRQPIAELAEALAGHPAYFHVDAAQGYGKESDVLRSPRIDLMSISGHKLYAPKGVGALITRRRGQERVPLTPLMFGGGQELGLRPGTLPVALIVGLGKASELALQEEAERAAQCQRFRERLLQALQPLEPILHGDQAHAAPQILNLSFPGLLGEDVVECLREQVALSHGAACSSQSRTCSPVLTAMGLPEAQLEGAVRLSWCHMTPEPNTDSLVRALERARKDYC from the coding sequence ATGGCTATCTACCTGGACTGCGCCGCCACGACCCCACTCGACCCTCGTGTCCAAGAGGAGGTCTTTGCCTTTCTCGCGGTGGAGTTTGGCAATGCGGGCAGCCGCACCCACGCTTACGGCGAGCGGGCACGGAGCGCGGTCGAGCGGGCGCGTAACCAGGTCGCGGCGCTGGTTGGGGCCGCACGGAGCGAGGTGGTCTTCACCAGCGGGGCGACCGAGAGCAACAACCTCGCGATTCTTGGGCTTGCGGAGTACGGCCGACAAACCGGCAAGACACATCTCGTGAGCACCGAGATCGAGCACCCCGCAGTGCTGGAGCCGCTCCGTGCCCTGGAGGCGCGCGGCTTCACCCTCACCCTCGTCCCCCCGGAGCGCTCGGGGCGGGTTGCCGTGGAGAGCGTCCTTGCGGCCGTTCGCGAGAGTACCCTCTTAATCTCCGTGATGCAGCTCAACAACGAGACAGGGATTCGCCAGCCGATCGCGGAGCTCGCCGAGGCGCTTGCGGGACACCCAGCGTACTTCCATGTCGATGCGGCGCAGGGCTACGGCAAGGAGAGCGACGTGCTACGGAGCCCCCGAATCGACTTGATGAGTATCAGCGGGCACAAGCTCTATGCCCCGAAAGGTGTCGGGGCGCTGATCACGCGCCGCCGTGGGCAGGAGCGCGTACCGCTCACGCCGCTGATGTTTGGCGGTGGGCAGGAGCTGGGGCTACGGCCAGGGACCCTCCCCGTGGCGCTGATTGTCGGGCTGGGAAAGGCATCGGAGCTGGCCCTGCAAGAAGAGGCGGAGCGGGCGGCGCAGTGCCAGCGCTTTCGTGAGAGACTCTTGCAGGCACTTCAGCCGCTGGAGCCCATCCTGCACGGCGACCAGGCGCACGCGGCTCCCCAGATCCTCAACCTCTCCTTCCCCGGCCTGCTCGGCGAGGACGTGGTCGAGTGCCTCCGCGAGCAGGTCGCCCTCTCCCACGGCGCCGCGTGCTCGTCGCAGAGCCGCACCTGTAGCCCGGTGCTAACGGCTATGGGACTGCCTGAGGCGCAGCTCGAGGGTGCGGTCCGGCTCTCCTGGTGCCACATGACCCCCGAACCCAACACGGATTCTCTTGTGAGAGCGCTGGAACGCGCACGCAAGGATTATTGTTAG
- a CDS encoding GTP-binding protein, translating into MAKARYIMIGGFLGAGKTTAILRLAELLTAQGLKVGLITNDQSVGLVDTTLLGAHGFPVEEITGGCFCCRFNSLVTAAERLSEETRPDVFLAEPVGSCTDLKATVDYPLRRLYGDNFAIAPFSVLIDPARALRILGLETGASFSPKVVYIYEKQLEEADVIVINKIDTLIPERLERLEQALTARFPKAQLVRTSAREGVGLEPWLERLSHEQAQTGTAMEVDYDRYADGEALLGWLNATLQLSADEPFDGNVLLTSLTQDIQARLQAAGVEIAHLKLTLTPLDYGTDLGVINAVRNDLLPELSHTLQEPLELGELILNLRAEAPPEQLKALVLAALPALPVEIEIEHLESFQPGRPEPTHRLTEAT; encoded by the coding sequence ATGGCTAAGGCGCGCTACATCATGATCGGCGGCTTCCTCGGGGCGGGCAAGACCACGGCGATCCTGCGCCTCGCGGAGCTACTGACCGCGCAAGGGCTGAAAGTGGGGCTCATCACCAACGACCAGAGTGTCGGGCTGGTGGACACGACCCTGCTCGGTGCCCATGGATTTCCCGTCGAGGAGATCACCGGCGGGTGCTTCTGCTGCCGCTTCAACTCCCTGGTCACCGCCGCGGAGCGCCTCTCCGAAGAGACCCGCCCCGATGTCTTCCTCGCCGAGCCCGTGGGAAGCTGCACCGACCTCAAGGCGACCGTGGACTATCCCCTGCGGCGGCTCTACGGCGACAACTTTGCGATCGCTCCGTTTAGTGTCCTGATCGACCCCGCCCGCGCCCTGCGGATCCTGGGGCTGGAGACCGGCGCGTCGTTCTCCCCAAAAGTGGTCTACATCTACGAGAAGCAGCTCGAAGAGGCCGATGTGATCGTCATCAACAAGATCGATACCCTCATCCCGGAGCGGCTGGAGCGGCTGGAGCAGGCACTGACGGCGCGCTTCCCCAAGGCCCAGCTGGTGCGTACGTCGGCCCGTGAGGGAGTCGGGCTAGAGCCCTGGCTGGAGCGGCTTTCCCACGAGCAGGCGCAGACCGGCACCGCGATGGAGGTGGACTACGACCGCTACGCCGACGGCGAGGCGCTCCTGGGGTGGCTCAACGCGACCCTCCAGCTCTCCGCCGACGAGCCCTTCGACGGCAACGTGCTCCTGACGAGCCTCACGCAAGACATCCAGGCCCGCCTCCAGGCCGCGGGGGTCGAGATCGCGCACCTCAAGCTGACCCTGACCCCGCTCGACTACGGCACCGACCTGGGCGTGATCAATGCGGTCCGCAACGATCTCTTGCCGGAGCTCTCCCACACGCTCCAGGAGCCGCTGGAGCTCGGCGAGCTGATCCTCAACCTGCGCGCCGAGGCACCGCCGGAGCAATTAAAGGCGCTCGTGCTGGCCGCCCTGCCCGCGCTGCCTGTCGAGATCGAGATCGAGCACCTGGAGAGCTTTCAGCCCGGGCGACCGGAGCCCACACATCGCCTCACCGAGGCAACTTAG